One genomic window of Candidatus Didemnitutus sp. includes the following:
- the rbbA gene encoding ribosome-associated ATPase/putative transporter RbbA has protein sequence MNARGATPAAPVARLSGVSLRYGRTIALDAVDLDLPADAVVGLIGPDGVGKSSLLAALAGARRIREGEVNVFGGDMRRARHRDAVGPRIAYMPQGLGRNLYPTLSVEENLQFFGRLFDQDSDTRRQRIDALTQATGLHPFLERPAGNLSGGMKQKLGLCCALIHDPDLLVLDEPTTGVDPLARSQFWQLLARIRAGRPGMSVVVATAYMEEADGFDWIVAMNAGRVLATGTPAEIRRRTGSDSLETAFIRLLPEEIRRDHRVVAKPPLSDLGHEETAIEASGLTKRFGQFTAVEHVSFRIRRGEIFGFLGSNGCGKTTTMKMLTGLLPASDGRAWLFGAEVNPHDLATRRRVGYMSQSFSLYSELTLEQNLVLHAQLFQVPAAQIPARVEATLGRFGLTERRGELPESLPLGLRQRLSLAVAMVHEPELLILDEPTSGVDPVARDVFWQMLIDLARGSGVTVFISTHYMSEAERCDRVSFMHAGRVLVSDAPAEIVRRRGVRTLEEAFIAYLREAAPPGETAAPAAPAPGRAHAPRTHFSPRRMLGYVIRETLELRRDPVRATLAMVGSILLMLIIAYGLSLDVENLRFAVLDRDDTSLSRDYTLNLAGSRYFAEQRPLADEADLDRRMRTGELSLAVEIPPGFARQIKRGAPVQVGAWIDGAMPARADTVRGYVASLHQQWLAEQLKSAGIDVGAGYSTVETRFRYNPEVTSLPAMVPAVIPLLLLMLPAMLTALAVVREKELGSIVNFYVTPVTRVEFLFGKQLPYVALGMLNYLLMVLLAITLFGVPLKGSFAALTLAALVFVGISTGLGLFASVFTRSQIGAMFFTLAGTLLPAISYAGLLDPVSSLEGAGRIIGELFPATHLLTISRGVFAKGLGFAELGGSFWPLLLALPAIFGLTLALLPKQEA, from the coding sequence ATGAATGCCCGCGGCGCCACTCCCGCCGCTCCGGTGGCGCGGCTGTCCGGCGTCAGCCTGCGCTATGGCCGCACCATCGCGCTCGACGCGGTCGACCTCGATCTGCCAGCGGATGCGGTCGTGGGCCTGATCGGTCCGGACGGCGTGGGCAAGTCGAGCCTGCTTGCCGCTCTCGCCGGGGCGCGGCGCATCCGGGAAGGGGAGGTCAACGTCTTCGGCGGCGACATGCGCCGCGCGCGCCATCGCGATGCCGTCGGGCCGCGCATCGCCTACATGCCGCAGGGGCTCGGCCGGAATCTTTATCCGACGCTGTCCGTCGAGGAGAATCTCCAGTTTTTCGGCCGGCTCTTCGACCAGGACTCCGACACGCGGCGGCAGCGGATCGACGCGCTGACACAGGCGACCGGCTTGCACCCGTTTCTCGAGCGGCCGGCGGGCAACCTTTCCGGCGGCATGAAGCAGAAGCTGGGGCTGTGCTGCGCGCTCATCCACGATCCCGACTTGCTGGTGCTCGACGAACCGACGACCGGCGTCGATCCGCTGGCCCGCAGCCAGTTCTGGCAATTGCTCGCCCGCATCCGGGCCGGCCGGCCCGGCATGAGCGTCGTCGTGGCGACCGCCTACATGGAGGAGGCCGACGGATTCGACTGGATCGTGGCGATGAACGCCGGCCGCGTGCTCGCGACGGGCACGCCGGCGGAGATCCGCCGCCGCACCGGCAGCGACTCGCTGGAGACGGCGTTCATCCGGCTGTTGCCCGAGGAAATCCGTCGCGACCACCGCGTCGTCGCGAAACCGCCGCTCTCCGACCTGGGCCACGAGGAGACCGCCATCGAGGCGAGTGGATTGACGAAGCGCTTCGGCCAGTTCACCGCCGTCGAACACGTGAGTTTCCGCATCCGTCGCGGCGAGATTTTCGGCTTCCTGGGCTCGAACGGCTGCGGCAAGACCACGACCATGAAGATGCTCACCGGCCTGCTCCCGGCGAGCGACGGTCGCGCCTGGCTGTTCGGCGCCGAGGTGAATCCGCACGATTTGGCGACGCGCCGCCGCGTCGGCTACATGTCGCAGTCGTTCTCGCTCTATTCGGAGCTCACCCTCGAGCAGAATCTCGTGCTGCACGCCCAACTGTTCCAGGTGCCCGCCGCGCAGATTCCCGCGCGGGTCGAGGCGACGCTCGGACGCTTCGGGCTGACGGAGCGGCGCGGGGAACTGCCGGAGAGCCTGCCGCTCGGCCTGCGGCAGCGCCTGTCGCTGGCGGTGGCGATGGTCCACGAGCCCGAGCTGCTCATTCTCGACGAGCCCACTTCCGGCGTCGATCCGGTGGCGCGCGACGTGTTCTGGCAAATGCTGATCGACCTCGCGCGCGGGAGCGGCGTCACGGTTTTCATCTCCACGCACTACATGAGCGAGGCGGAGCGTTGCGACCGTGTGTCGTTCATGCACGCGGGCCGCGTGCTGGTGAGTGACGCGCCGGCGGAGATCGTGCGCCGGCGAGGCGTGCGCACGCTGGAGGAGGCGTTCATCGCCTACCTGCGCGAGGCCGCGCCGCCCGGCGAAACGGCCGCCCCGGCGGCGCCGGCACCGGGCCGGGCACACGCGCCGCGGACGCATTTCAGCCCGCGCCGCATGCTCGGCTACGTGATCCGCGAGACGCTCGAACTCCGGCGCGATCCCGTGCGCGCCACCCTCGCGATGGTGGGCAGCATCCTATTGATGCTCATCATCGCCTACGGCCTGAGCTTGGATGTCGAGAATCTCAGGTTCGCCGTGCTCGACCGCGACGACACGAGCCTGAGTCGGGACTACACGCTCAACCTCGCCGGTTCGCGCTACTTCGCCGAGCAGCGGCCGCTGGCGGACGAGGCCGATCTCGACCGCCGGATGCGCACAGGGGAGTTGTCCTTGGCCGTGGAAATTCCGCCGGGATTCGCCCGCCAGATCAAGCGCGGCGCGCCGGTGCAGGTGGGGGCGTGGATCGATGGCGCGATGCCCGCGCGGGCGGACACCGTGCGCGGCTACGTCGCCAGCCTGCATCAGCAGTGGCTCGCCGAGCAGCTGAAGAGTGCCGGCATCGATGTCGGGGCCGGCTACTCCACAGTCGAGACGCGCTTCCGCTACAACCCCGAGGTCACCAGCCTCCCGGCGATGGTGCCCGCCGTCATCCCGCTCCTGCTGCTGATGCTGCCGGCCATGCTCACGGCGCTCGCCGTCGTGCGCGAGAAGGAGCTGGGCTCGATCGTGAATTTCTACGTCACACCCGTCACGCGCGTAGAGTTCCTCTTCGGCAAGCAATTGCCCTACGTGGCGCTGGGGATGCTCAATTACCTGCTGATGGTGCTGCTCGCCATCACGCTGTTCGGCGTGCCCCTGAAGGGCAGTTTCGCCGCGCTGACGCTGGCCGCGCTGGTCTTCGTCGGCATCTCGACGGGGCTCGGGCTGTTCGCCTCGGTCTTCACGCGCAGCCAGATCGGCGCGATGTTCTTCACGCTCGCGGGCACGTTGCTGCCCGCGATCTCGTATGCGGGGCTGCTCGACCCTGTCTCTTCGCTGGAGGGGGCGGGGCGCATCATCGGGGAGCTGTTCCCCGCCACGCACCTGCTCACGATCAGCCGCGGGGTTTTCGCCAAGGGACTCGGTTTCGCCGAGTTGGGCGGCTCATTCTGGCCGTTGCTGCTGGCACTGCCGGCGATCTTCGGTCTGACGCTCGCGCTGCTGCCCAAACAGGAGGCCTGA
- a CDS encoding ABC-2 transporter permease, translating into MRRLRNIYRLGVKEFWSLGRDPMMLLLIASVFTFGIYIAATAMPGTLNRAQLAIVDEDVSPLSARLAAAFYPPHFSVPALVGREEVDAGLDAGRFTFALDIPSDFQRDVLAGRAPALQLSVDATRMLQSFAGDAAIQQIVQGEVNEFVQRHRATPVPAVDLALRVRFNPNLEPAWLGALMEVINNITMLSIVLAGAALLREREHGTVEHLLVMPVTPGEIMVSKTWSMGLVVLGASAFSLTVVVQGVLRVPIEGSVALFLAGTVLHLFATTSMGIFMATLARSMPQFGLLLMLTLIPLQLLSGGFTPRENMPEIVRGIMQLAPTTHFIMAGHGILFRGAGLGVVWPQFLALALIGGAFFSLSLWRFRRALGQLAE; encoded by the coding sequence ATGCGCCGTCTGCGCAACATCTACCGGCTCGGCGTGAAGGAATTCTGGAGCTTGGGGCGCGACCCCATGATGCTCCTGCTGATCGCCTCGGTGTTCACCTTCGGGATCTACATCGCCGCCACCGCCATGCCCGGGACGCTCAACCGCGCCCAGCTCGCCATCGTGGACGAGGACGTCTCGCCGCTCTCGGCCCGGCTCGCGGCGGCGTTCTATCCGCCGCACTTTTCGGTGCCCGCGCTCGTCGGCCGGGAAGAGGTGGATGCGGGGCTCGACGCCGGGCGGTTCACCTTCGCCCTCGACATCCCGTCCGACTTCCAGCGCGACGTGCTGGCCGGCCGCGCGCCGGCGTTGCAACTGAGCGTGGACGCCACCCGGATGCTCCAGTCCTTCGCCGGCGACGCCGCCATCCAGCAAATCGTGCAGGGCGAAGTGAACGAGTTCGTGCAGCGCCACCGCGCCACGCCCGTCCCGGCGGTCGATCTGGCGCTGCGCGTGCGCTTCAACCCCAACCTGGAGCCCGCTTGGCTCGGCGCGCTGATGGAAGTGATCAACAACATCACCATGCTCTCCATCGTGCTGGCGGGTGCCGCGCTGTTGCGGGAGCGCGAGCACGGCACGGTCGAGCACCTGCTCGTCATGCCGGTGACGCCGGGCGAGATCATGGTGTCGAAGACGTGGTCGATGGGGCTCGTGGTTCTAGGGGCCTCGGCCTTTTCCCTCACCGTGGTCGTGCAGGGAGTCCTGCGGGTGCCCATCGAGGGCTCGGTGGCGCTGTTCCTCGCCGGGACCGTCCTGCACCTGTTTGCCACGACCTCGATGGGCATCTTCATGGCGACGCTCGCGCGTTCGATGCCGCAGTTCGGCCTGTTGCTGATGCTCACGCTGATCCCGCTGCAACTGCTGTCCGGCGGCTTCACACCCCGCGAGAACATGCCGGAAATCGTGCGCGGCATCATGCAGCTGGCACCCACGACGCATTTCATCATGGCCGGGCACGGCATCCTTTTCCGCGGCGCCGGGCTCGGGGTGGTCTGGCCGCAGTTCCTTGCGCTTGCCCTGATTGGCGGGGCGTTTTTCAGCCTGTCGCTCTGGCGTTTTCGCCGCGCGCTCGGCCAGCTCGCGGAATGA
- a CDS encoding PEP-CTERM sorting domain-containing protein yields MKSRRFLRAITALLAGALATVLLRAQASLYGSDDFNDNTFASGRWSSFGTANGGLWTETNGRFEFTADSTSTAITTANRAQQFRVWSSTTSGNSSYTDSWAATMTFTLDKTAVASNGASLIGFETFMAGTASGYYGLYLQYATSGGRIFAEQGVYNGSGYTRTTLGSTGNLDNTFDATEVLLKIAYNGSTSTFTSGFSFDAGSTFYTFGTWTGTGHFGGLASGATANWAVTPTTGFGLELYGALYGDGSSAGPTLVSGQAHADNLAVSAVPEPATYAAFAGLGALGLVWWRRRQLNAAA; encoded by the coding sequence ATGAAATCCCGCCGTTTTCTGCGCGCAATCACCGCGCTACTTGCCGGGGCTCTCGCCACAGTGCTGCTCCGTGCCCAAGCCTCGCTCTACGGCTCGGACGACTTCAACGACAACACCTTTGCCTCTGGCCGCTGGTCGTCGTTCGGGACCGCCAACGGCGGCCTCTGGACCGAAACGAACGGACGCTTCGAGTTCACTGCCGATTCCACTTCCACCGCGATCACGACCGCGAACCGCGCGCAGCAATTCCGCGTCTGGTCGAGCACGACGTCAGGCAACTCCAGCTACACCGACAGCTGGGCGGCCACGATGACATTCACTCTCGACAAAACGGCCGTCGCTTCCAACGGCGCGTCGCTGATCGGTTTCGAGACCTTCATGGCTGGCACCGCGAGCGGCTACTACGGCCTCTATCTGCAATACGCGACGAGCGGCGGCCGCATCTTCGCGGAACAGGGCGTCTATAACGGCAGCGGCTACACCCGCACCACGCTCGGCTCGACCGGCAATCTCGACAACACCTTCGACGCCACCGAGGTCCTTCTGAAGATCGCCTACAACGGTTCGACAAGCACTTTCACCTCAGGCTTCAGCTTCGATGCCGGCTCCACATTCTACACCTTCGGGACGTGGACCGGCACGGGGCATTTCGGCGGGCTAGCCAGCGGAGCGACGGCGAATTGGGCGGTGACCCCGACCACCGGCTTCGGCCTCGAGTTGTATGGTGCGCTCTACGGCGACGGCTCCTCGGCCGGCCCCACGCTGGTCAGCGGACAGGCCCACGCCGACAATCTCGCCGTTTCTGCCGTTCCGGAGCCCGCGACCTACGCGGCGTTCGCCGGCCTCGGCGCACTCGGCCTTGTTTGGTGGCGCCGCCGCCAGCTCAACGCGGCGGCTTGA
- a CDS encoding PEP-CTERM sorting domain-containing protein, producing MAGLELYSSSSGPTRNAYYGIYLANTPTNNYVQFEWGKWNAGITDYDRTTTRALTLDGSDVVLRMDYDGTSKILALSYSYDAGASFTAGASFDIAGAQAGNTTPLDNGFGIDLLGLTNNAGAIAAGQMSYDNFAVSAVPEPSTYAAFAGLGALGLAWWRRRQRTMATHA from the coding sequence ATGGCCGGGCTCGAACTCTACTCGTCGAGTTCCGGCCCGACGCGCAACGCCTACTATGGCATCTATCTCGCGAACACGCCGACTAACAACTACGTCCAGTTCGAGTGGGGCAAATGGAACGCCGGCATCACCGACTACGACCGCACCACGACGAGGGCGCTCACGTTGGACGGCAGCGATGTGGTGCTTCGCATGGATTACGACGGCACGAGCAAGATCCTCGCGCTCTCCTACAGCTACGATGCCGGAGCGTCGTTCACGGCGGGAGCGTCCTTCGACATCGCGGGCGCCCAAGCCGGCAACACGACGCCGTTAGACAACGGATTCGGCATCGACCTGCTCGGCCTGACCAACAATGCAGGCGCGATTGCTGCGGGCCAGATGAGCTACGACAACTTCGCCGTCTCCGCCGTGCCGGAGCCCTCGACCTACGCCGCATTCGCCGGCCTCGGGGCGCTCGGGCTCGCTTGGTGGCGTCGTCGCCAGCGCACCATGGCCACCCACGCTTGA
- a CDS encoding response regulator transcription factor → MALVPVIASVKQRVIVVDDHPLFRAGVVTVLNQDPAWEVCAETDTAAGARAAAARWRPDAAVVDLMLRDDDGLKLVRELRQDRPAMRILVLSMLDAAVYRPKALQVGASAFVSKLAGPEAILAALREATPRPARVNGAAHELAALSERELHVFTQLGQGRSTQEIAGALGVSHKTIETHRENIKAKLGLPHASALVARAAVWAREQGLVR, encoded by the coding sequence ATGGCTCTTGTGCCCGTCATCGCTTCCGTGAAACAACGCGTAATCGTCGTCGATGATCATCCGCTCTTCCGGGCGGGAGTCGTGACCGTCCTCAACCAGGACCCGGCGTGGGAGGTCTGCGCCGAGACCGACACCGCCGCCGGGGCCCGCGCCGCGGCGGCGCGGTGGCGCCCCGACGCCGCGGTGGTCGACCTGATGCTGCGCGACGACGACGGTCTGAAACTCGTGCGCGAGCTCCGGCAGGATCGGCCGGCGATGCGCATCCTCGTGCTCTCGATGCTCGATGCGGCCGTCTATCGCCCCAAGGCGCTACAGGTGGGCGCGAGCGCCTTCGTGTCCAAGCTCGCGGGGCCGGAGGCGATCCTCGCGGCCCTGCGCGAGGCGACGCCGCGGCCGGCACGCGTCAACGGCGCGGCGCACGAGCTCGCCGCGCTCTCCGAGCGCGAGCTCCATGTCTTCACCCAGCTGGGTCAGGGCCGTTCGACCCAGGAGATCGCGGGCGCTTTGGGCGTGAGCCACAAGACCATCGAAACGCACCGCGAGAACATCAAGGCCAAGCTCGGGCTGCCGCACGCGAGCGCGCTGGTCGCGCGCGCGGCGGTGTGGGCGCGCGAGCAGGGCCTCGTGCGCTGA
- a CDS encoding response regulator — protein MAIEARRFRVERCGQPGNLGEAMENPQQAYDAATWLGSWSVHQDFLWFFSLLCWGLALISWLRHPRRAAEWQWFPAAAAAAIGTALIQFGIFNPTFDFFQDRLVPGSVGIYRPALVDPYWLGDVLIGTALAAMAAGWGVAAAGNRRGWRGLAGALLLATAVLHAAEPVRGGVLLGVLAAAAGVALWPATRDRWRARVGLAGAMVLPWVSTVGPIAALTGTLQRSGPPTPMGLAAAAFQLVLGGLVLASLLAGLWARQHPETVPALRRDVRRAGVIAALWLLAGVALSLQTGRDNRREIQQNRLRMAAAQANLFDPALLAPFADPAFTIETRTWENEPIAAHSPWLATGVAAGAQRRLARVVLATPFLEAARLIVIHDGWLVAVLSSDRPAHAGEVDLLRRATPEDIARWNAKEPYVESSHVHEIGYRYFCRAPIVGPDGVMLGWLDCVRREYYLSVERRWRAAPFIVTALGIVLLGLLLLQRQSGREREIARRDAEAAATDNRIKSAFLAIVSHELRTPLQNILGYGELLERDVAAAERASHLAALRQQGEVMLRLVNDLIDLGAVEAGAFQLAPRPVALARVVCDTAEGFRGRAEAKGLAFECGLDAGGPDWIEVDEARLRQVLINLLGNAVKFTARGRVRVGCAARLQPDGRWRVDLAVSDTGPGIPPAQQARIFRAFSRLERTAAQEGSGLGLAVAAALCRAMGGELTVESDGMSGSRFVASVCVSAAAAPETAAAAPVAPGAHPRVLVVEDNPAMRELFVAALTERGAVCRAAASGAAALTLAAAAAPDVVLMDLALADGDSAAFLPRLQAAAPGCRVIVVSAHAAAADRARVLAAGAEAFLLKPVSLDQLWAAVVRSAAVPRVLPDYFAAAPEARRIVREQFGRELPEWEAAVAAACAAGDFAALRRHAHYLRSGAVAVGARDIFAVVGALEAAALAEDGTAAGAAWLACREVLRNWRAA, from the coding sequence GTGGCAATCGAAGCGCGCCGCTTTCGGGTTGAGCGCTGCGGCCAGCCCGGCAATCTCGGCGAAGCGATGGAAAATCCGCAGCAGGCCTACGACGCGGCGACCTGGCTGGGCAGCTGGAGCGTGCACCAGGATTTCCTCTGGTTCTTCTCGCTGCTCTGCTGGGGCCTGGCGCTGATCTCGTGGCTGCGGCATCCGCGCCGCGCGGCGGAGTGGCAGTGGTTCCCGGCCGCGGCCGCCGCGGCGATCGGCACGGCGCTGATCCAGTTCGGCATCTTCAACCCGACCTTCGACTTCTTCCAGGACCGGCTGGTGCCGGGCTCGGTGGGCATCTACCGGCCGGCGCTGGTCGATCCCTACTGGCTGGGCGACGTGCTGATCGGCACCGCCCTGGCGGCGATGGCGGCGGGCTGGGGCGTGGCGGCGGCGGGGAACCGGCGCGGCTGGCGCGGCCTCGCGGGCGCGCTGCTGCTCGCGACCGCCGTCCTGCACGCGGCGGAGCCGGTGCGCGGCGGCGTGCTGCTCGGCGTGCTCGCGGCGGCGGCGGGAGTCGCGCTCTGGCCGGCCACGCGGGACCGGTGGCGGGCCCGCGTCGGCCTGGCGGGCGCGATGGTGCTGCCGTGGGTGTCGACGGTCGGGCCGATCGCCGCGCTCACGGGCACGCTGCAGCGCTCGGGGCCGCCGACGCCGATGGGCTTGGCGGCGGCGGCGTTCCAACTGGTTTTGGGCGGCCTGGTGCTCGCGAGCCTGCTGGCCGGGCTGTGGGCGCGCCAGCACCCCGAGACGGTGCCGGCCCTCCGGCGCGACGTGCGCCGTGCGGGGGTCATCGCCGCCCTCTGGCTGCTGGCGGGCGTGGCGTTGAGCCTCCAGACCGGCCGCGACAACCGCCGGGAGATCCAACAGAACCGCCTGCGCATGGCGGCGGCGCAGGCGAACCTGTTCGATCCCGCGCTCCTCGCCCCCTTCGCCGATCCGGCGTTCACGATCGAGACCCGCACGTGGGAGAACGAGCCGATCGCCGCCCATTCGCCGTGGCTCGCCACCGGGGTGGCCGCCGGCGCGCAGCGCCGCTTGGCGCGGGTCGTGCTCGCGACGCCGTTCCTCGAGGCGGCGCGCCTGATCGTCATCCATGACGGCTGGCTGGTCGCCGTGCTCTCGTCCGACCGCCCGGCGCACGCCGGCGAGGTCGACTTGCTCCGCCGGGCGACGCCGGAGGACATCGCCCGCTGGAACGCGAAGGAACCCTACGTCGAATCCTCGCACGTGCACGAGATCGGCTACCGGTATTTCTGTCGGGCGCCGATCGTGGGGCCCGACGGAGTCATGCTCGGCTGGCTGGATTGCGTGCGACGAGAATATTACCTGAGCGTCGAGCGGCGGTGGCGCGCGGCGCCGTTCATAGTGACCGCGCTGGGCATTGTTCTGCTGGGCCTGCTGCTGCTGCAACGGCAGAGCGGCCGGGAGCGCGAGATCGCGCGGCGGGACGCCGAAGCAGCGGCGACGGACAACCGCATCAAGAGCGCCTTTCTCGCCATCGTGAGCCACGAACTCCGCACGCCGCTGCAGAATATCCTCGGCTACGGCGAACTGCTCGAGCGCGACGTCGCGGCGGCGGAGCGCGCCAGCCATCTCGCGGCGCTGCGCCAGCAGGGCGAGGTGATGCTGCGGCTGGTCAACGACCTGATCGACCTCGGCGCGGTCGAGGCCGGCGCGTTCCAGCTCGCGCCCCGGCCGGTCGCGCTGGCGCGCGTCGTGTGCGACACCGCGGAGGGATTCCGGGGCCGCGCGGAGGCGAAGGGGCTCGCGTTCGAGTGCGGGCTCGACGCCGGGGGGCCGGACTGGATCGAGGTCGACGAGGCCCGGCTGCGGCAGGTGCTGATCAACCTGCTCGGCAACGCGGTGAAGTTCACCGCGCGCGGCCGGGTGCGGGTCGGCTGTGCCGCGCGGCTGCAGCCGGACGGGCGCTGGCGCGTCGACCTGGCGGTCAGCGACACGGGGCCGGGCATCCCGCCCGCCCAGCAGGCGCGGATTTTCCGGGCGTTTTCCCGGCTCGAGCGCACGGCGGCGCAGGAGGGGTCCGGGCTGGGCCTGGCGGTCGCCGCCGCGCTCTGCCGCGCGATGGGCGGAGAGCTCACGGTCGAGAGCGACGGCATGAGCGGCAGCCGTTTCGTGGCGTCGGTCTGCGTGTCCGCGGCCGCCGCGCCGGAAACGGCGGCGGCGGCCCCGGTGGCGCCCGGTGCGCACCCGCGCGTGCTGGTGGTCGAGGACAATCCGGCGATGCGCGAGCTGTTCGTGGCGGCGCTGACCGAGCGCGGGGCGGTGTGCCGGGCGGCGGCCAGCGGCGCGGCGGCGCTGACGCTGGCGGCCGCGGCGGCGCCCGACGTGGTGCTGATGGACCTGGCGCTGGCGGACGGGGACAGCGCGGCGTTCCTGCCGCGGCTGCAGGCGGCGGCGCCGGGGTGCCGGGTGATCGTGGTGAGCGCGCACGCGGCCGCGGCGGACCGGGCGCGCGTGCTCGCGGCCGGCGCCGAGGCGTTCCTGCTCAAGCCCGTGTCGCTCGACCAGCTCTGGGCGGCGGTGGTGCGCTCGGCCGCCGTGCCCCGCGTCCTGCCCGACTATTTCGCCGCCGCGCCGGAAGCGCGCCGGATCGTGCGCGAGCAGTTCGGCCGCGAGCTGCCGGAGTGGGAGGCGGCGGTGGCGGCGGCGTGCGCCGCGGGGGATTTCGCCGCGCTGCGCCGGCATGCGCACTATCTGCGCAGCGGCGCGGTGGCGGTCGGCGCGCGGGACATTTTCGCCGTGGTCGGCGCGCTGGAGGCGGCGGCGCTCGCCGAGGACGGAACGGCGGCCGGCGCGGCGTGGCTCGCCTGCCGGGAGGTCCTGCGGAACTGGCGCGCGGCGTGA
- a CDS encoding TonB-dependent siderophore receptor, with amino-acid sequence MKPHAVPAAPSARRSLLSALGVLACSISVLAQTPPASAPGKEEVYVLDPFTVQSGEDTYVVANSMVGTRVNIPLIDAPFSAQVVTDQLIRDTGAGNIQEALRYVSSVRSASNIYEEFAIRGFNAGAPLRNYFNVPGALQARGDNAEYDRIEVLKGPTGLLYGNGQPGGRINVVTKKPLAVAKRSLDFEVGDYEFYRTVADFTGPLAKLGDGQLLYRAIGAYQDSGGFRDYEHTSRTLLNGQLEWRSRRLSFRVEQRYLRQKEDAEAFILLPLGPGATPAYFLMPDREYNTAGPNTYANFREYNTYTELIWNISENWTLRNGSSYSETYYDALRRVGAGLNAAGTHITATPVYNDNKNSATNTQTDLTGQFKLPFGKLTAVLGQIYSENDSRAIQWNAPGSPFAVLDRSARTYDIPAFPSSSYNRTQYQLNEGKNERYYAMLQLTTLNDRLTVLGGVGRSHVEPKVTNLQPAVPTVSGSSSWNTSPQMGASFRIRKDLTAYAMYGESFSPNGNFPGQPEEGKSWEAGLKFGSERLSGTLAWFDTTRESIEVQAFDPILARNVPSIAGKQTATGVELDLYAKLTAQTEVIFSYAHLETENVIPDIRFAAAAGTRLGDAPTDQFKVWAKQTLPDMGALRNLWVGVGVIYVGDMVADHDAARFQLVAPSYTRVDLGLGAEHNLSGGQKLVFKVNVENLFDEDYVEKQITRGWPRRFKASVGLKF; translated from the coding sequence ATGAAACCCCATGCTGTTCCCGCCGCGCCGTCCGCACGGCGCTCCCTGTTGAGTGCGCTCGGCGTGCTCGCTTGTTCGATCTCCGTCCTCGCCCAGACGCCGCCGGCCTCCGCTCCCGGGAAAGAGGAAGTTTACGTGCTGGATCCCTTCACCGTGCAGTCGGGCGAGGATACCTATGTCGTCGCCAATTCGATGGTCGGCACGCGCGTGAACATCCCGCTGATCGACGCGCCCTTCTCGGCCCAGGTGGTCACCGACCAGCTGATCCGCGACACCGGCGCGGGCAATATCCAGGAAGCTCTGCGCTACGTCAGCAGCGTGCGCTCGGCGTCGAACATCTATGAGGAATTCGCGATCCGCGGCTTCAACGCCGGCGCGCCGCTGCGCAACTACTTCAATGTCCCCGGCGCCCTCCAGGCTCGCGGCGACAACGCCGAATACGATCGCATCGAGGTCTTGAAGGGGCCGACCGGCCTGCTCTACGGCAACGGCCAGCCCGGCGGCCGCATCAACGTCGTCACGAAGAAACCGCTCGCGGTGGCCAAGCGTTCCTTGGATTTCGAGGTGGGCGATTACGAGTTCTACCGCACTGTCGCCGACTTCACCGGACCGCTCGCGAAACTCGGCGATGGCCAGTTGCTCTACCGCGCGATCGGCGCCTACCAGGACAGCGGCGGCTTCCGCGATTACGAGCACACCTCGCGCACGCTCCTCAACGGCCAGCTCGAGTGGCGCAGCCGCCGCCTCAGCTTCCGCGTGGAACAGCGCTACCTGCGGCAGAAAGAGGACGCAGAAGCGTTCATCCTGCTGCCGCTCGGCCCCGGCGCGACCCCCGCCTATTTCCTCATGCCGGACCGCGAATACAATACTGCGGGGCCGAACACCTACGCCAACTTCCGCGAATACAACACCTACACCGAGCTGATCTGGAACATCTCGGAAAACTGGACGCTCCGCAACGGCTCCTCCTATTCGGAAACCTATTACGACGCTCTCCGCCGTGTCGGCGCCGGCCTGAACGCCGCGGGCACCCACATCACCGCCACCCCGGTTTACAACGACAACAAGAACTCGGCCACGAACACGCAGACCGATCTGACCGGCCAGTTCAAGCTGCCCTTCGGCAAGCTCACCGCCGTGCTCGGCCAGATTTACAGCGAGAACGACTCCCGCGCCATCCAGTGGAATGCGCCCGGCAGCCCGTTTGCCGTGCTGGATCGGTCCGCCCGCACCTACGACATCCCAGCCTTCCCCTCGTCTTCCTACAATCGCACGCAATACCAGCTCAACGAGGGCAAGAACGAACGCTACTACGCGATGCTCCAACTCACCACGCTCAATGACCGGCTCACCGTGCTCGGCGGCGTCGGCCGCTCCCACGTTGAGCCCAAGGTCACCAACCTCCAGCCGGCCGTGCCGACCGTCAGCGGCTCCAGCTCCTGGAACACCAGTCCCCAGATGGGCGCCTCGTTCCGCATCCGCAAAGACCTCACCGCCTATGCGATGTATGGCGAGTCTTTCAGCCCCAATGGCAACTTCCCCGGCCAGCCCGAGGAAGGCAAATCCTGGGAAGCCGGCTTGAAGTTCGGTTCGGAGCGGCTCAGCGGCACGCTCGCGTGGTTCGACACCACCCGCGAGAGCATCGAGGTGCAGGCCTTCGATCCGATCCTCGCCCGCAATGTCCCGAGCATCGCCGGCAAGCAGACCGCCACCGGCGTCGAACTCGACCTCTACGCCAAGCTCACCGCGCAGACCGAGGTCATCTTCTCCTACGCCCACCTCGAAACGGAAAACGTCATTCCCGACATCCGTTTCGCCGCCGCCGCCGGCACGCGCCTCGGCGACGCGCCTACCGACCAGTTTAAGGTTTGGGCCAAGCAGACCCTGCCCGACATGGGGGCGCTCAGGAACCTCTGGGTGGGCGTCGGCGTGATCTACGTCGGCGACATGGTGGCCGACCACGATGCCGCGCGCTTCCAGCTGGTCGCCCCGAGCTATACCCGCGTCGATCTCGGGCTCGGCGCCGAACACAACCTCTCCGGCGGCCAGAAACTCGTCTTCAAGGTGAACGTCGAAAATCTCTTCGACGAGGATTACGTCGAGAAGCAGATCACCCGCGGCTGGCCGCGGCGCTTCAAGGCTTCCGTCGGCCTGAAATTCTGA